A genomic region of Dreissena polymorpha isolate Duluth1 chromosome 4, UMN_Dpol_1.0, whole genome shotgun sequence contains the following coding sequences:
- the LOC127878093 gene encoding cell death abnormality protein 1-like isoform X2, with product MGSMSKFKERLCMVCVIVLIHQAYTAEKDQPIDSGCETGKFGIDCSLECGNCINNTFCNNISGRCPDGCDPGWTGQLCNIECANKTFGLNCSNRCGNNCNSDGRCYKNNGICIGGCTSGYDYNHDKTCNTACSTGFFGQNCTHRCHCSNNDSLNACGTTDGSCPKGCEEGWTGRNCSVLKTTVVVLATVVGGCIYCKRKDRQSTTADTESVGAPSASTSNSDDYITNIGIARTVNT from the exons ATGGGAAGCATGAGCAAATTTAAAGAACGCTTATGTATGGTGTGTGTTATAGTTTTGATACATCAGGCTTACACCGCAG AGAAAGATCAACCTATTGACAGCGGCTGTGAAACAGGAAAATTTGGGATTGATTGCAGCTTAGAATGTggaaattgtataaataataccTTCTGTAACAATATTTCTGGCCGGTGTCCGGACGGATGTGATCCCGGATGGACTGGTCAATTGTGTAATATAG AATGCGCAAATAAAACGTTCGGTTTAAACTGCTCCAATCGTTGCGGGAATAATTGCAATTCTGATGGAAGATGTTACAAAAATAACGGAATATgtataggcggctgtacatctggGTACGACTACAACCATGATAAGACATGTAATACCG CCTGTTCAACTGGATTTTTCGGACAAAACTGCACTCATAGGTGTCACTGTTCAAATAACGATTCTCTGAATGCGTGTGGAACAACAGACGGCAGTTGTCCAAAAGGCTGCGAAGAAGGATGGACTGGTCGTAACTGCAGTGTTTTGAAAA CGACAGTCGTCGTACTTGCCACTGTCGTCGGAGGTTGTATCTACTGCAAAAGGAAAGATCG GCAATCAACAACAGCCGACACCGAATCTGTAGGGGCACCAAGTGCGTCAACGTCAAACTCTGATGATTATATCACAAACATTGGTATTGCGAGAACAGTGAACACATGA
- the LOC127878093 gene encoding protein draper-like isoform X1, with protein MGSMSKFKERLCMVCVIVLIHQAYTAEKDQPIDSGCETGKFGIDCSLECGNCINNTFCNNISGRCPDGCDPGWTGQLCNIECANKTFGLNCSNRCGNNCNSDGRCYKNNGICIGGCTSGYDYNHDKTCNTACSTGFFGQNCTHRCHCSNNDSLNACGTTDGSCPKGCEEGWTGRNCSVLKISYQESGDSVVVVAISISASTATVVVLATVVGGCIYCKRKDRQSTTADTESVGAPSASTSNSDDYITNIGIARTVNT; from the exons ATGGGAAGCATGAGCAAATTTAAAGAACGCTTATGTATGGTGTGTGTTATAGTTTTGATACATCAGGCTTACACCGCAG AGAAAGATCAACCTATTGACAGCGGCTGTGAAACAGGAAAATTTGGGATTGATTGCAGCTTAGAATGTggaaattgtataaataataccTTCTGTAACAATATTTCTGGCCGGTGTCCGGACGGATGTGATCCCGGATGGACTGGTCAATTGTGTAATATAG AATGCGCAAATAAAACGTTCGGTTTAAACTGCTCCAATCGTTGCGGGAATAATTGCAATTCTGATGGAAGATGTTACAAAAATAACGGAATATgtataggcggctgtacatctggGTACGACTACAACCATGATAAGACATGTAATACCG CCTGTTCAACTGGATTTTTCGGACAAAACTGCACTCATAGGTGTCACTGTTCAAATAACGATTCTCTGAATGCGTGTGGAACAACAGACGGCAGTTGTCCAAAAGGCTGCGAAGAAGGATGGACTGGTCGTAACTGCAGTGTTTTGAAAA TAAGTTACCAGGAGTCTGGTGATTCAGTGGTTGTTGTTGCCATTTCTATTTCCGCATCAACAGCGACAGTCGTCGTACTTGCCACTGTCGTCGGAGGTTGTATCTACTGCAAAAGGAAAGATCG GCAATCAACAACAGCCGACACCGAATCTGTAGGGGCACCAAGTGCGTCAACGTCAAACTCTGATGATTATATCACAAACATTGGTATTGCGAGAACAGTGAACACATGA